A window of Magnolia sinica isolate HGM2019 chromosome 13, MsV1, whole genome shotgun sequence genomic DNA:
taggttataagtgtaggttataggtttaggttttcaggttcaggttcgggttatatgtttgggttaaggtgtaggtttaagttaagtgaattaattttaggttataggtttaggtttaggtttatgttataggtttaagtataGGCTAAGGGTTtggggattcagattcgggtttgggatcgggtttaggtttgggttttcaattttaggtttaggtttaggttagggagttgagattaggattaggtataggtttaggtttaaagatttgagaatacattaggttttaggtttaagtttaggttttaggtttaggtttaggttataggtttaggtttaagttataagtgcaggttataggtttaggttttcgggttcaggttatatgtttgggttaaggtgtacgtttaagttaagtgaattaagtttaggtttaggtttatgttataggtttaagtataggctcagggtttagggattcagatttgggttcgggatcaggtttaggtttgggttttcaattttaggtttaagttagggagttaagattaggattaggtgtaggtttaggtttaggaatttgagaatacatttaggttttaggtttaagtttaggttttaagtttaggtttaggttaggttataggttaaggtttagggaattgagaataggttaaggtttaggtttaagaaatcgggttcaggttataggtttaggttataagttataggttataggttatagctttagggaattgagaataggttaaggtttaggtttaggaaatcaggtttgggttcgggatcgggtttaggcttgggttttcaagtttaggtttaggtttaggctttggagttgagattaggattaggtgtaggtttaggtttagggatttgagaatacatttaggttttaggtttaggtttaggttttaggtttaagttaaggttataggtttaggttataggttataggtttaggtttaggtttaggttttaggtttaggttaagttttggttataggttataagtttaggttataggttataggttataggatgaggtttaggttttaagtttaggttataggttttggtttaggttaaggttataggttttggtttaggtttaggtttaggttttaggtttaggttaaggttataggtttaagttataggtttaggttaggtttaggttataggttataggtttagggaattgagaataggttaaggtttaggtttaggttataggttataggttataggtttagggatatgagaatacatttaggttataggtttaggtttaggttttaggtttaggttaaggttaggttataagttataagtttaggttataggttataggatttggtttagggttaggtttaggttataggttataggatttggtttagggttaggtttaggttataggttatgggttataggttatagctttagggaattgagaataggtttagggtgtggtttaggttaagggtgtggtccctacaaatatagacataaacacggcctatccaaatggctaggctcctccaatgctgtccataggaaatggacagcttcatcatggtcataagagcggttcccaccttccagggacccccactcatcctaatagcttcgacgcacatccgggtctgctccattgatttcgagtaaatacataaacacagcctgtctaaatggtcaggcccctccaatgatgtccataggaaatggacagcttcatcattgtcataacagcgattcccaccttccaaggacccctgctcatccggatagctccgacgcatatctgggtctgctccattaatttcgagcaaatacataaacacagcctgtccaaatggccaggcccctccatgttgtccataggaaatggacagcttcattatggtcataacagcggttcccacctgtAAGGGATGGAGGAGAATCTGATACGAGAAGTTTATATGATGTGGGGTCGTGATCCAGATCAAACAGTTAACTTGATTATTTTCTGCTATGAGAATTACTCGGTCTGACTCTCAAAATCCTCAAAAAGATAATCATGTTACCTCAGATCTGATATTTTAGCAATGGATCTATGCTCCCTGTAACACCCTTCTGAATCATATAGCCCCATAAATCAGGTCCTAAAATACCCTTCCAAATTCAAAAGTATGGTACCTGAGTTTTCATATGTGACAACGCCAATTCCTCGATGTTGCTTGGATACTAGTTCCTAAAACACATTGAATATCAAATATCAATGTCTTTGATATTAAAGATACAAACATACAGACACAAATTTTATAGAGAAGATACAAACAAGAGAGCCAGTATAGAACTACAGGGAATCAACTGCTCTAATTGCCCATAGTCATACCCATAGAGCATGTTTGCAATTGACTGTGCACCACATGGTGGAGAAATTTCATCCAGTCCACTCATCCATTAGATGTGTCACCATATTTTCACCTGGATCTTAAAAATTAGTCTAacccaaaacttgggtgggccacaccataaaactCTAAATTCTAAATCTTAAAAATCAGTCCAATCTAAGACTTGGGCAGGCCACACCAAATGATTTTCAACATGTGCAAGAATTCAATTCAAAGCTTCAATCAATTGAATGCatcgaaatttaaaaataaacatgTGCAAGAATTCAATTCAAAGTTTCAAGCTCACTGAAATATACCAACAAAAGTAAATGGCATTCTTGATTTTCAACTAGAAAGCACAAAATATGAACTGGAACATGAGAGCAGAGAAGTGTTGACTCACTTGTTCACTTTAACCCAAGTAACTTTTagtgtttccttcttcttttcatcaAGCTCTTCAATCACCTTCTTGATTTTTGACTTATCATTCTAAGCAAGAGAAGAATACAGTAAACAAACAACTTTAGacataaacaaattcaatttttttttataaaaaatatgaGATCCTTTATAGGCTGGGAAATACAGCAATATAACTCAATGATGTTTTTCTTGGATAATAAGTCATTGTATTCATCTTCAGCTTTCTCGAACATTGCCATAACTTTTTTGTTGACCCTCTTCTCAAGGCTGAAAGCAATCAATCAGATTAACTGAGATGCATGTCCATTAaccttcttctttaaaaaaaaatgcaaaaccaaACATCAATTAGGTGTTGAATCATACTATTCATTGTCatggaaaagaaaacaaagaagcaCAGGAAACAACACAACAAGTAATCTAATCACACACCCAGATTGTTCAGCTTGAAGTTTCTTAagctcctcccttgatttacGAGGATCATGAGATGAGAAGTCATAATCTGTCCCACTTTTTCCAAATAATTGTTTCTCAGCTGCAATCCAACTATGCCTTTCTAGTAATTTATCTACCTTCAGGGAGCAATCTTTCTGTTCCATCTCCATTCACTTAATCTGTGTGAATGGGAAAGAGTGGGTTTCTATCAAGAACACATCCACAATTTCATAGATCAAGCAAGTTAAATAAAATAGGAACAGAATAACCACTGCAAGTATcttattttccaatttttttcctCTCAACATTTGCGATAATTCCAAATTCTGGcaggttctttttcttccatggaCCTTCAGAAATGGCACAAACTCATACATTAAATGTAAAGTAgaataaaaataacatttttcatTACATCTGCTCCACTCTACCAGTAGGTGGAGAATGCCTCCACTGAGGACTCTCTTCAAAGTAATCAAATGGCTGATCAATGAACTGAAATATAACAAATTGTAAGGGTCCAAACAAAACACCAGCTAGTCCAAAATAGTGACAAGACTCATGAGATGATatatgtacaaatagtgacaagactagctggtaatgacaggaggctaagatatcaaattatttatgaagaacaaaaaaaaaacaaagataaaataaatagttgaAACCTTTACCATTTCAGGCATGCCAATGTAAACTATC
This region includes:
- the LOC131223540 gene encoding structural maintenance of chromosomes protein 2-1-like isoform X5, which encodes MEMEQKDCSLKVDKLLERHSWIAAEKQLFGKSGTDYDFSSHDPRKSREELKKLQAEQSGLEKRVNKKVMAMFEKAEDEYNDLLSKKNIIESKIKKVIEELDEKKKETLKVTWVKVNKN
- the LOC131223540 gene encoding structural maintenance of chromosomes protein 2-1-like isoform X2, which produces MEMEQKDCSLKVDKLLERHSWIAAEKQLFGKSGTDYDFSSHDPRKSREELKKLQAEQSGLEKRVNKKVMAMFEKAEDEYNDLLSKKNIIENDKSKIKKVIEELDEKKKETLKVTWVKVNKN
- the LOC131223540 gene encoding structural maintenance of chromosomes protein 2-1-like isoform X4 codes for the protein MEMEQKDCSLKVDKLLERHSWIAAEKQLFGKSGTDYDFSSHDPRKSREELKKLQAEQSGLEKRVNKKVMAMFEKAEDEYNDLLSKKNIIENDKSKIKKVIEELDEKKKETLKVTWVKVNK
- the LOC131223540 gene encoding structural maintenance of chromosomes protein 2-1-like isoform X1, whose amino-acid sequence is MEMEQKDCSLKVDKLLERHSWIAAEKQLFGKSGTDYDFSSHDPRKSREELKKLQAEQSGLEKRVNKKVMAMFEKAEDEYNDLLSKKNIIENDKSKIKKVIEELDEKKKETLKVTWVKVNKPIS
- the LOC131223540 gene encoding structural maintenance of chromosomes protein 2-1-like isoform X3, whose protein sequence is MEMEQKDCSLKVDKLLERHSWIAAEKQLFGKSGTDYDFSSHDPRKSREELKKLQAEQSGLEKRVNKKVMAMFEKAEDEYNDLLSKKNIIESKIKKVIEELDEKKKETLKVTWVKVNKPIS